In the Populus trichocarpa isolate Nisqually-1 chromosome 1, P.trichocarpa_v4.1, whole genome shotgun sequence genome, TTGTGCATATCAAATTCCAGCTATGATTCTAAgcctttgtgtttttatatctCTAATCTTACTCGTATATTCACAAACATGTGCCCACACGAACTCTTTCACGAACAACAATTTATACGCCTATTGTTTAGACCTTCCTACTCTCACCTCCTACCTTTATCCCACCTATAATTACACAAATTTAACACTCTTTTGGTGAATTAGGTGTGGCAGGTAGAGTCAAGTGTGGACGCTCACAAGGATTTCTTAACATCGTATAATATGGGTGGTCCAAATTTGAATACTAAAgataggggtgattattttctaaagataggggtgattattttttgttcggttcagtttttataaaaaaaagtaaccaaaccaaattttttttttaaaaaaaaaaccgaaaccggtcggtttcagttcggttttttaggacaaaaacttgTTCAAACcaatttggctcggtttttccggtttggctcagtttggctcggtttttttcggtttgggttcggttcggttttttcagttttaggcttataaaaccgaaactgaaccgaaccggttgattttttcaaaattttaatcagttttgttttacaatttaatttttttagttttttttttctgatttttttagtttttttcctcatttctGACCAGAGGGATTTTGGATTTGAATGGAGGAAAGAGTGTTAGCATTGAAGGCGGTGTATATTCTAggatgaaaaggaaaaatatgagctttttggtttttatttttcatccacCTATTGCTGCAAAATCAAGCGGGCTTCCTTCCTTTTCATTTGGACTTGTATCTGGGTATTACCCAAATGATTCAAGCGGATTAAGCAATTCAAGGCCTTTGTTTGCGTTTGAAGAGTTAGTCAAGTCAATAAATGGGTTTTCATACCAAAACCTTTTGGGAAAAGGTAGATTTGGTTCTATATATAAAGGTTGTTTAAACCTAAAATTTAACCCTTTTTTCTAAAAGACttttcaaaaatccaaaaaagcaaaaaaaaaaaaaaaaaacaaagtgttgtCACCGTGTTTGTGTTATTTCCATAATTTTCAACcctgatgttatttttttgaattacgttaaaataaaaaaaaaaacaaaacaaaataatggtCCTGCCAGGGTTTCCTTGCCTTTACATCTTGGGTTCAAGTCTCAGCGTGCATGTTTGTCACCACCACGGTGCCTTACctgtctactgggcttgcagggtgtttaATAGGTCCGGAAATTAatcgtggtgcgcgtaaactggccCGTACACCTCAagttatcaataataataataataataataatgttcgACATGCTTGACTGAATTATTGATGGGCCCAGAAGTACCTCTGGTTTTGGCTGCTCTCGCTCCCGAACCACCTTCTATGCATCCCTTGGATTCCAATTAATCTTTTCGTGGAGACAAATTTATCTTCTTCTGGGTCCACCCGATCCAATAGTCCCGACTCTCAACAACAGCAACTCTGAATGGTTGATAATTGATACGGGCTCTCAgccatttatttgttttttttctttttcttataaaacaaatataatacgAGGATTTTATAGCAGGCTGAGCTAATTAAAATTAGATGGCATCAATTTATCAATTCCTCCAATCCAAGCCTATCTACTCCTTCGACATGCTGCTTTCTTTATAAATCTGTTTAATCATTTAGAATAGGACTAATTTACAGGCCTTGCCCACTGCATatccaattatttatttaatttaaatttaaaattaaattatttggagTGTTCAAAGATATCTCGGCCGGccggtaaaaaattaaattctattcaTAGATTCACGTTAGTATAAGAGAGAGAACATTGAGGCTGTGTAATTTTAGCCATACCTTTCAGTATTTTCCATGATATAGTAGTATTTGAGCGTCAATCATTCATTATTTACATGAGTCACACACACTATTCATAGATTCACGTTAGTACGCAGTTTCCTTTCATTCCATCGTTAGACAATGATGAAGCATCAATCTTGTTCGTGGAAATTCTTTACCATCTCCtgtctccttcttcttttgccGGTCTTCGTCTGCTCAAAGTGCACAGGGAAAGCACACGACAGTCATGATCAAAACACATCTGAAGCACTCAAATACAAACTCATTGCAatatcttcaattttatttgccAGTGCACTAGGAATCTGTCTCccattttttgtcaaaaactTGTCATACTTGCACCCAGACAGAGAAGCATTTTTCCTCATCAAGGCATTTGCTGCTGGTGTGATCTTGGGAACCGGGTTCATTCACATACTTCCTGATGCTTTTGAGAGCTTAACTAGCCCTTGTCTTGGTCAAAATCCATGGGAGAAATTTCCCTTTGCAGGTTTTGTGGCCATGTTATCTGCCATAGGGACTTTGATGATGGAGTCTTTCGCCACAGGGTACCATAAGAGGCTCGAGTTGAGAAAACCTCAACCAGTCAGTGGCGATCACGAGGAGAACAGTGATCAAGATGATAATGGGGCTGCTGGGGTTCATATTCGTGGGCCTGCTTTCGCACTGAAGAGAACAAATTCATCAGATCTTAATCGGCACCGCATTGTTTCTCAGGTAAGGTTTATAGTACcgataataaattaatgagtATAATGCATTCTTATTAAGCACTACCcttgctatttatttatttatttattttactttcgttttctttatattaatcAGAGGATAGATATCTTAACGAGTAATTATTATGCTTATTATACATTGACTGGTCCACTCCACATGCCACGTAATCCCACCCCCACAAGATTTATTACAAATATTTGTGGAATAAAAGGATTAAACTAATAAGATGAGCAAAATGCAACTTAAAATGCTTAGGAAATTAGAGAGAAATCAAGTTTCAAGCATCCCAGCACCAACTAAAAAAAACGTTTCGCTTCCCCTTGTTTATGGTGTTGTCAATAGAAAATGAATCTTCGGACCCACCTTTCATATCACGTATCCATCAAAGGAGAGAAGAAAGTAGGACCACAAATGGACCTGGCTGAAATGTCTGTCGTGGACAATTGTAGTCGGGCCAAACTTCgtcaagtttgttttttttttaaaaaaaaaaaatagttaaacggtttaaaatttattttaaaaaatataatactttaaaaaattaattttttaaaaatatttttatatttataacaacGAGTTGATGAGCAGACATTATCAATAACATGACTTTCTAGTATATGAATCGTCTTATCCTTTTATACAACATCATctaaatataatatcttttcaagtattttaatgttttacaacataaattaaattaataaaataaataataataagtagTGCATTATCTTTGATATCATGAAGATTAGCAATAGTTTTTTCACCATCTTATATCAAATCATCAATCTAGTTTTGagtcaaatataattattaatctataaataaaatataattaatatcaaatattaacttaaaaacttaTAGTATTTTGAATCCGACTTGTACCGGGATTGGTGTGATAATATGATGAGTAGGATAATAGGATACATCCATCAATGCATAAATGTTATCATTGTCTTTAAGATTTGATAATATTGTAAGTGGGTGTGTtgaagtgtatatatatatatatatatatatatatatatattatttattgaaatttattttaaacttataaTCACCATGTCTCTATATGAAACGGATGCTTCATCTTCGTGATAACGTTTGTGGCCTCTACATGCAGAAGAAGTAGATCCACATGTACATGACACCCTATCCAATCGTACCTgccaaaaacatttattatataaaatcagtataatataataacaaatttaagttttaacataatatctcttaataaaataataattaacatctAATGTGctaacaattaattattaaattgtttataTTCACAAGTTTTATCCTTTGCTTGCGAGTCGTGTTGTCGGCGCATCCTAATTTCTTCCCCTCTTTCTTCCTCATCCTTCATCGAAAATCACAAttgaaaacacacacacacacacacacacacagcaaTTTCTTTGCCAAGCCCAGGTACCAAGGAAAACTCTTGAAGAAgactttcttcttcttgcatTCCTGGGGGTACTGCTGCTAATTAAccaagcttcttctttttttttaatttattctttattcatGAGCTgggaaattattaattatttttcttgttctaaatttataaatattatatgggCATATATAGAGTGAAATTAGTAAGAAGTTGGTAATGTTTATAacattgaaatttaaaagtaGAGTTGGTCTTAAATTGTAGCACAAGTATGTATATATTTAACTTGATCTTTGGTGATATAAGTCTTAACAGTTATATAATTGGCCAAAAGTTACACGGATTGAAGTATTTGGACATTGTTTCACAACATAGCCAAGCTCTTAAACTATTTATATCCTTAGTTAAGacaaaaaaagtagttttagtttacatgacattttagcaatttgtttattttaggttttttaattgttacttaatgaaaatatatggacatgaataattatattgtatttttaagttacttaaattatatatgaatttttacttgaaccatgtattttaaggtgtttgaattatatatatatatatatatatataaattcattacaattttacgatccgagtttacaTTGCATTTATAACAACTTTGGATCTATTTGCACAACATGTAAGAACATGTAAATAAGACCGATGAAAACTTTGTCAATTACTACATGTGCATGTTCTTTTGACCAATTTGACtattcatcaaatttctttttggaCACCCAGGTATTGTTTTTGATGTACTTAAAAAGTCTCATCATCAACATTAAATAGTCATGCAATGTGATCTCTAGATCTGTTCATTTTCGAGTCCAATTTAATTTGTACAAATGGAGGCTATAATACCCCATGCGTAATATAGTTAGTGACATActctttttatttaacaaaataagcATTACTCTCGTAAAATGTTAATTAGGCTAAACTAGAAACAAACAATGCACATGCACCTTTCaacacataataaaaaaaaattaaaaagatttgttgtcatatttcataaaaagaatgcctaattgtataaattaaaacctaaaatatCTCAATTGAAATATAATGCCCAATTACGACAATTTATTCCAAAACTTAACGCAAAATCTAATTGCAATTATTTTGACATTCATAACACCGATTACGATCAAACATACctaattacattaattaaaaaccaaaatatctcAATTCGAACATAATACccaattatgataattaatcCTAAAATTCACTACTAACCCTAATTACAAGTATCTAGACATTCATAACACCAATTGCTTAAAAACATGACTAATTGCataaattaaaacctaaaatatCTCAATTGAAACATAATACCCAATTATAACAatttattccaaaactcaatGCAGACCCTCATTGCAATTATTTAACCCAATTACAATCAAGCACACCTAATTGCatctattaaaatataaaatattgcaaTTCAAATATAATACCTAATTACAACAATTATCCTAGAATTCAACACAAACCCtaatttctcttaatttttctaatttcggCCTAATTGATTCCACAAATAACATGAATTACATAAAAACACTCCTAATTGCTTCatttaaaccctaaattatatcatttaaacAAAATTCCAACTTATCAAACacaaccctaaaaaataataaataataaataataaataataaattaaaactaaaaatctaacaatttaacaatgatacccataaaattaagagaaatgTAGTGTTTTTACCGTAAGTTGTCGATAGCTAGGTGGTGGTCATGATGGGGAGACTGAAAGAGGTGATTGGGACAATTggttttattgaaaaaacactAGAATGATGTGTAGGGAAAAGGGGAAGAAGATTATAGTGTTTTGGTGGAGGATTTGTGGCTATTTTCTGCGATCTGGGTGGAAGAACAATTggctttttaggtttttttataacaactgctggaggaagaagaagagaatgctAGGTTTTATATTTATCGAACATGTGATTATCAAAAATAGTTGTGTTATGTAATTGTGATTTATTATCGCTTCTTTAAATAAAGATGCAATTGGTGATCAtatgtttgaataaaaacatgattggtAATTGTGTCTTTGTTAAAACTGtgttatttcttaaatatttttgaaacccgtgtattttttctaaacttttGTATAactttgttattgttaaaaacaaattggcaTGCAAAGCTATTTTGTAAGGCctcgtttgtttttgtggtggcAAAATGCTTttgcaaatcttttttttaaaaaaaattttacttcaaattaatttatttttatattttcagattgttttgatgtgctgatataaaaaataaattaaaaaaaatattattttaatatattttcaaataaaaaatactttaaaaagtaattattacgACAAACTTGCTGTAAAAGTACTATTATGTTAAGCATACATGTTCTATTTCAATCAAATGGCAGGAAATTGACTGTTTGTCTTTTCCTTTGACACCTAATCTTTGACATGACACATTCTACAGGTCTTGGAAATGGGAATTTTAGTTCATTCTGTGATCATTGGATTATCCTTGGGTGCTTCCAAAAGTTCAAAAACAATCAAACCTTTGGTGGCAGCTTTgagttttcatcaattttttgagGGTGTGGGACTTGGTGGATGCATTTCTCAGGTAAcaataaaaagttaatatttAGATATGTATCAATGGGTGTCCTATTCTTGCTCTTGTAGCACCCTTCTAATAAAAAGATACTACTTTGTAAGTATTTCTAGCTAGCATATTTTtccatgcaaaaataaaataaaattatgggtCACAAAATAGAATTATTAAATATCTCACAGCCCAAGATCCAagattaaattatgaaataaattgtGAATATGAACAAGTATATGAAGTTTTTGTTCATCTTTAatgttgaatattttaaaatttcttttatttaattgtgaagGCAAAATTCAAGCTTCGAGCGAAGGTCATTATGATTCTATTTTTCTCCCTTACCACCCCGACTGGCATTGCTATTGGCATATGGATATCAAGAAGTTATAATGAAACCAGTCCAATGGCATTGATTGTTCAAGGCATTCTTAATTCAGCGTCTGCTGGGATCTTAATATATATGGCACTTGTTGACCTTCTTGCAGCTGACTTCATAAATTCTAGTATGCTATATAGTTTTTGGCTCCAACTTGGAGCATACCTTACCCTTCTTCTAGGGGCATTTAGTATGTCACTTTTGGCCATATGGGGAGGAAATTAATAGTATGTGAGAGATTTGTCAATTTATTGGAgctcaattaaaagaaattgaaactgACTTCCATTTTCTTGgctaatttatatttgttattcttCTTATTTACTTTTGCCTCCTCTTGCTAAAATTATCACATCTACAAGCAATGAAGCAGAGTTAATTGAAAATAtccttcttttttcaaaaaaaaaaaaaaacctcttgatCCTTTTGTCAAGATAAGGTCCAACTATCTTTGTAAAGAATTAAAGAGAGCCCCccgtttatgtttttattgtttttcttgtatGCAAATATTAAGTTTTGTACTGTACCACTACAAAATGcaatatacaaaatattattttaaatcaattgcaTTTGAGGATTAACAGATCATCTTAAAAGATTATGTAAAAAACTAAAGCATGTGGTGTTTTCATAGTATGTATTGTTTTACAATTCATGGATTTAATTAgtgtctttttatttagttaccaaaCTTTTTTTCTCCTCGATTTGATTCTTAGATGGCAAAATTGGTAGTCAATTGCTTCTAATTTATTAAGGaatgataaaattcaaagaTAAGAGACCAAAGTAAAAAAGACAGGAAAAATAAGTGTTGCTTTCAAAATTGATGTGAAAAGTTATGTTTGGTCCTCATACTTTCCAATGAAAATATTTCCAGtccttttagataaaaaaaactcactttgatctaaaactttatttttcttatttttttatcactgaGTTCGGGAGTGGGGAGAGAGAGCTGGATTTCAattgaagaaagagaaaatcattGGTTAACATTGATTTCGACCACTAAAATTGTTGATCTTGATGTCAACATATTCCATTTTTTGAGACTTCTAATGGGGTGTTGTTCGTCCttaatcttgcttgaaatagTAGATTTGGGCTCATaaagttttttagatttggggttgatttttggtttttaaactGACTTTTTGCTAATTTGAGTCCATATATGAGTTTATTTAGTTGTCGTCCTCCTAgccaagcaaaacaaaaattaaaaatgccaTGCATATGGGTTTGTCTTTGATTTTGGGCCCAGGGGCTAGCCCTATTAGGCTTGGACTCCtagatttctttttaaagggctttttttttttacttcatttacaaaaaatcaataaaaatatttttttgaaaattattccattaaatGCTATTTGGCTCtagttttttaatcaaatgagattatgattttttttttctagtattaTAAGGCATTGTTTTTGTATAGCCcctcataattgtttttttcccttcgatgtaagttaattataattgaatgagaaaattatgttttagatattattttattagatatcaatcaattaaatttttatttttggatgagattcttgttttttttctctttttttttttgttttcaaaagagttgaaataatgagttttcttatagaaaataatttattttgtataattaaaaacaattacagcTCCTTACATGTCGCAATCAAGTATattgatatgtatttttatcttattttaccAGCTTAATCTTTGGTTAGCACCATAATGCTTCTAACATTTATTAATGTATACgatccttaatttattttgttaaatgcaTGCATCATCTTTTTggttctcaattaattttttttaatggtgtaAAATGAATTGTAAATgcctatataattttttagtcttgataagaaaaattaatcctAACTTACGTTGTGTAATGTGTGCAAATGACTAGTTTAAAACAAGGTTGTTAATTCTGTTATGTTATGTTTGGAATGACTGATATATCTTGTTCTAGTTCAAGAAACGAAACAAATTGGAATAAGTTCCATCCCACTCAAAGTCTTTGCCCATTTTAGAAATTCCTCCTAAATTTTAGCCAAAACATTTTGATTCTATTTTGGTCGTTCTATTTTTGccaaatagtgtttttttttcttttttaaaataaaatctatgttttttctttaattttatccttcaataagtttattgaatattgaacttcataatttattgtggttttgttttttgtagttatctcagtttcatgacccatatcacgagtttgacaggttaacctagttgactcaagtttttttgtctattttttaaatgatttttttttcaattttatcatttaacatcttcaacatttggttgattataaattaggattttttatttgtttcggtttgtttttataaaattatctcaatctcattacCCGAGTCATGAGTTCTGCATGTTAACTAAAGTAGACTTAGGTTGTTTTATGGTCCCATGACCCAggtcaattcaatatgttgtcatcttaatattttttttaaaaatatgtcatCTTGATTGTTTTCTACGTCAAACTGTATTTTCACTAGTCGTCTAGATTGTCTTTGAACCCATCGAGTCAATCGTGTCCCATCGGATCAACTTTcatatttttacttttgtttgaaatttgaattgcataatttcaagttaatttatctttggatttgaattgaaattatatttgttaaactaatatgtatgtatgtatgtatgtatgtatgaacAGTACATCCCCGGAATGGAATGTTGCAATGCTCCGAAACAGGAAACATATTGTTCCAATTGAGAAAATAGAACGCCAACTAGAACAGAATTTACAACCTTGGTTTAAAACTAAATTGAGGTTTTCCATAAAAAGGTTaatccataattttattatttattagtttataattACCCTTGCTAAGTCAGAAATTAGAGGCAAATAAGGCTATTCTGACATCTACACACTTCATCACTGAACATGTATTTAAAAGAgtctagtgtttttttatgatattaaaaaaatcaaatgtaaatTACATTAAACCTGTTGGTGAGTggttatgttaatttaaaattttagttaaagAGACAAAAATAGATAGATTATTTGATTGGGTTAGACCTTACAATAAGTTTTTGAATCTTTTATGTGTGATAGTACCaatgtcttttttgtttcttttaaaataaatttgccATGAAAATGAATGCAACTTGAATTGAGTAACTATTACAATCGAATAATAACTGTTATTTCGCATTTGTCATCCCTAACATGTGAGTCGCGGATCATATATATGactttatatgaaattaatacCTAGagccattttctttcctttttatccatttatttccccttctctttctttctatagCCTCCTGCCCCTTCTTTTTCTCTGTGATCAGTGaccttcctctctctctttactACGAAACACACCCAAAACACCACAAAATcacccatctctctctctctctctctctctttccatcACATGTCAACCTATTtccggcaaaaaaaaaaacatcaccgGTCACCATCACCAGCCATACTCTACACTTATAGATATATTGAACACTTATTCTCTAtcaatttgatgtaatttatgCTAATGTGTgttagtttgattttataaaatgttagggttttgaattagagattttttttatatataaaaagggtttttataatttagttaacGAGATATTTGATAATTAgcttattttgtaaaataatcaatgattttgggttgttgttgattgtgaataaacaaaattattttgttaaagttagTGCTGATTTaggttaaaatattaattacatcgaattagatataaaataagataattggCTATGAAATGCAAGAATTggattgataattttgttatggtagcaaaatttaatgaatttaggTGTTCGCcgattaatttgatgaatttaggtTTGAACCAATTATGTTACTGTTATGATTCTGTTGATAAATTATGCACTTAATAAATTAGATTTGTATTTTGTTGTGTTGTTTGACAGTATGTCTGATAATTTAGGAATACTATGCTTTCATGGTGATATCGTTATCAATACCGGCAATGATCTCACTTATAATGGAGGAATCTATGAGTTCCTAATTGTTACATTAGACATGTCTCTTAATGAGTTATTTAGAATGTTATATGATCGACCTGACT is a window encoding:
- the LOC18094647 gene encoding zinc transporter 1: MMKHQSCSWKFFTISCLLLLLPVFVCSKCTGKAHDSHDQNTSEALKYKLIAISSILFASALGICLPFFVKNLSYLHPDREAFFLIKAFAAGVILGTGFIHILPDAFESLTSPCLGQNPWEKFPFAGFVAMLSAIGTLMMESFATGYHKRLELRKPQPVSGDHEENSDQDDNGAAGVHIRGPAFALKRTNSSDLNRHRIVSQVLEMGILVHSVIIGLSLGASKSSKTIKPLVAALSFHQFFEGVGLGGCISQAKFKLRAKVIMILFFSLTTPTGIAIGIWISRSYNETSPMALIVQGILNSASAGILIYMALVDLLAADFINSSMLYSFWLQLGAYLTLLLGAFSMSLLAIWGGN